One window from the genome of Rariglobus hedericola encodes:
- a CDS encoding AAA family ATPase has product MRLRHVHISDYKNLKNFDLTFDGDSFLDVFVGKNGTGKSNLLEALIEIFRHLDGADDAQIDFDYDLAYEIKGEEIEITWENSILSVNGKEQKTLGSAPKPDNILVYYSGHNDTVSTLIEKYQTAFRKNLIKADASETRFFIGLGSDYKELLLTTVLLQPEASICRQYICRRLGIKGVAPDLKVTLKRPHYALKKTQFDFLTNEEGPQFWGAAGSAKDFLSVLYSCTSIQPEKGPIRTEGYQADDDKYIFYVNCQKLTDAFSGRDPHELFNALDKLKVLEMLDGLSVELLLVSGASAYTSHFSDGQFQTVYIYAITELFKTRHCITLLDEPDSFLHPEWQHEFLSQISEISDAAAKTNHTLLSSHSASTISSSNDSLISLFEIDGATVKISKVPKSQVITTLSAGLITFSEKEARLTIQLLLRGTTKPVLFTEGVSDEVILETAWGKLYPGETRPFEIQNAFCCGFLGGLLQRDDIYDNHPRKTFFGLFDFDDAYNEWNGCKGDSVETDPHKCLTKKLRDRNSYVLLLPVPTAGPIKDQVIHARSGEHFKANSRLAMELLFHQVPSLSGHFEIDPSRPGNVIRFVGEKVRFAKEVVPRLAPAHFKVFEPIFDFIRSKCPTPAADN; this is encoded by the coding sequence ATGCGCTTAAGGCATGTCCATATCAGCGATTATAAGAATCTAAAGAACTTCGACCTCACTTTCGACGGTGATAGTTTTCTGGATGTATTCGTTGGCAAGAATGGCACGGGAAAATCAAACCTCCTCGAAGCGCTCATCGAGATTTTCCGCCATCTGGACGGAGCGGACGATGCCCAGATCGATTTCGATTACGACTTAGCCTACGAGATTAAAGGCGAGGAAATCGAGATCACATGGGAGAACTCAATACTCAGCGTAAATGGCAAAGAGCAAAAGACCCTCGGCAGCGCGCCCAAGCCGGACAACATACTGGTCTACTATTCCGGCCATAACGACACCGTCTCTACGCTGATCGAAAAATACCAAACGGCCTTTCGGAAAAACCTGATAAAAGCCGATGCATCCGAAACCCGATTTTTCATCGGCCTTGGCTCAGACTATAAAGAGCTATTGTTGACAACCGTTCTTCTTCAGCCGGAAGCAAGCATATGCCGCCAATACATCTGCCGCCGATTGGGAATTAAAGGTGTCGCGCCAGACCTTAAAGTTACTTTAAAGCGCCCTCATTACGCGCTGAAAAAGACGCAATTCGACTTTCTCACAAACGAAGAAGGGCCACAGTTCTGGGGAGCAGCAGGGAGCGCCAAGGACTTCTTAAGCGTTTTATATAGTTGCACTTCGATCCAGCCAGAGAAAGGCCCCATAAGAACGGAAGGGTATCAAGCCGATGACGATAAATATATTTTCTACGTTAACTGTCAAAAGCTCACTGACGCATTTTCGGGTAGAGACCCGCACGAACTTTTTAACGCCCTCGATAAGCTCAAGGTGCTAGAGATGCTGGACGGATTATCCGTCGAACTCCTGCTAGTTAGTGGGGCGTCTGCATACACAAGCCACTTTAGTGACGGGCAGTTTCAAACCGTCTATATCTACGCAATCACCGAGCTGTTCAAAACACGGCACTGCATCACACTGCTCGATGAGCCCGACTCGTTTCTCCATCCAGAGTGGCAACACGAGTTCCTCAGCCAGATTTCTGAAATCTCAGACGCCGCTGCCAAAACGAATCACACCCTGCTAAGCAGCCACAGCGCATCAACAATTTCATCGAGCAATGACAGTCTCATCAGCCTATTCGAAATCGACGGAGCTACCGTCAAAATCTCGAAGGTTCCCAAAAGCCAAGTCATCACGACACTGTCAGCCGGATTGATCACGTTCTCAGAAAAGGAAGCTCGCCTCACTATTCAGTTATTACTGCGAGGCACGACAAAGCCCGTGCTATTTACTGAGGGGGTTTCAGATGAAGTGATTCTTGAGACTGCATGGGGAAAATTATACCCAGGTGAAACCAGACCATTCGAAATTCAGAACGCGTTCTGTTGTGGCTTCCTCGGCGGTCTCTTACAAAGAGACGACATTTACGACAATCACCCTCGAAAAACTTTCTTTGGGCTTTTCGATTTCGACGACGCCTACAACGAGTGGAATGGTTGTAAAGGCGACAGCGTTGAGACCGACCCGCATAAATGTCTGACCAAAAAGTTAAGAGACAGAAATAGCTACGTCCTACTTTTGCCCGTGCCTACGGCTGGACCAATCAAAGACCAAGTGATTCACGCTCGGTCTGGCGAACACTTTAAGGCCAATTCACGTCTAGCGATGGAGCTACTCTTTCATCAAGTCCCATCGCTTTCAGGACATTTCGAAATCGATCCCAGCCGTCCAGGAAACGTAATCCGTTTTGTTGGAGAAAAAGTCAGATTCGCTAAAGAAGTCGTCCCACGTCTCGCCCCTGCGCACTTCAAAGTCTTCGAACCTATCTTCGATTTTATTAGATCAAAATGCCCCACCCCCGCTGCTGACAACTAA
- a CDS encoding GmrSD restriction endonuclease domain-containing protein has product MNFEQPKPDSKKYADLISDIEKGIIKIPKFQREFVWGIDKTANLLDSILKGYPIGTFILWKTNERINDIKNVGNLDIPPTPDGTKVEYVLDGQQRITSLFAAYRGAKIQKVGEKKVTDYSDIVVNIDIDISDSDRQVISAEPTGKKYISLSTVLNFNYAKSKELESQFSSNEMQLIDSYSTAFRTYEFSTVVLRKEDIDSAIEVFTRINTGGQTLTLFEIMSAKTYDEEQQFDMTVKWADFVKELKDIKYEGVSNSVVLSLLSLVLSRTKECKRKTILALDKQSIIDAWDDAISALKDSIDYFRTTYRIPVSQILPYDALLIPFGYFFYHHKDKPSGLQKKLLEEFFWRMSLSFRYSSSTESRLAQDIKRIDTILEENRPDYADIKVDLDSPRALVETNFSAGNSYCKAVLCLLAYQEPKDFRDNGKVILDNSWLKIANSKNYHHFFPKAYFKTKETANANSLVNITFVSDHLNKRKIGAKAPSVYIRDFHDENSEINIALNSHFIDLKGFGIESDDYATFLAKRSKLIYDALKSRIELTHQESVNEELEQLIHAGESARVEFKSTLRYDLKTKEVNNKLEFVIAKTIAAFLNSEGGNLLIGIDDNSNALGLENDLQTLGKQNTDGFELHLIGLIKKYVGAEYGGHTKISFPFYDSQQICRIQVSRSGTPVFMSYEGKDEFFVRTGCSSQSLSRGEQSIYEKEHWL; this is encoded by the coding sequence ATGAATTTCGAACAGCCTAAGCCTGATTCAAAAAAATATGCTGATCTCATTTCAGACATCGAAAAAGGCATCATTAAGATCCCGAAGTTCCAACGTGAGTTCGTCTGGGGAATCGATAAGACGGCCAATCTTCTGGACAGCATTTTGAAAGGTTACCCTATAGGCACCTTCATTCTTTGGAAGACCAACGAACGGATCAACGACATCAAGAACGTCGGAAATCTCGATATTCCTCCTACTCCGGACGGCACGAAGGTGGAATACGTTTTGGATGGGCAGCAGCGGATCACCTCCTTGTTTGCCGCCTATCGCGGGGCCAAAATCCAAAAGGTTGGAGAGAAGAAGGTGACGGACTACAGCGACATCGTCGTGAACATCGATATCGATATCAGCGATAGTGACAGACAGGTCATTTCGGCCGAACCGACCGGCAAGAAATACATCTCGTTGAGCACCGTCCTGAACTTCAACTACGCCAAGTCGAAAGAACTGGAATCGCAGTTCAGCAGCAACGAAATGCAGCTCATCGATTCCTACTCGACGGCTTTTCGCACCTACGAATTTTCCACCGTGGTATTGAGGAAAGAAGACATCGATTCCGCGATCGAGGTTTTCACACGGATCAACACAGGGGGCCAGACTTTGACGCTGTTCGAAATCATGTCGGCGAAGACCTACGATGAAGAGCAGCAGTTCGACATGACGGTGAAGTGGGCAGACTTCGTTAAGGAGCTAAAGGACATCAAATACGAAGGGGTTTCAAACTCGGTTGTGCTGAGCCTCCTATCTCTGGTCCTCAGCCGAACCAAGGAATGCAAGCGCAAGACGATTCTTGCATTGGACAAGCAATCGATCATCGACGCTTGGGATGATGCTATCTCGGCGCTGAAGGACAGTATCGACTATTTCCGGACAACCTACCGAATCCCGGTCTCGCAAATCTTACCCTACGACGCACTCCTGATACCCTTTGGTTACTTTTTCTACCACCATAAGGACAAGCCCTCGGGACTTCAAAAGAAGCTCCTAGAAGAGTTCTTTTGGCGGATGTCCCTTAGCTTCCGATACTCCAGCTCCACGGAATCCAGGCTGGCGCAGGACATCAAGAGGATCGACACGATCCTTGAAGAGAATCGTCCCGACTACGCCGACATCAAAGTCGATTTGGATTCACCGCGAGCGCTGGTCGAGACGAACTTCAGCGCTGGGAACAGCTACTGCAAAGCCGTCCTGTGTCTGTTGGCCTATCAGGAGCCCAAAGACTTCAGAGACAACGGCAAGGTGATCTTGGACAATTCTTGGCTCAAAATCGCCAACAGCAAAAACTACCACCACTTCTTCCCCAAAGCCTACTTCAAGACAAAGGAAACCGCGAATGCCAACAGTTTGGTGAACATCACTTTTGTTAGTGATCATCTCAACAAGCGCAAAATCGGAGCGAAAGCTCCTTCGGTTTACATCCGCGATTTTCACGATGAAAACAGCGAGATTAATATCGCGCTGAACTCGCACTTCATCGACCTAAAGGGATTTGGAATCGAGAGCGACGACTACGCTACCTTTCTAGCGAAGCGATCGAAGCTGATTTATGACGCACTAAAGTCGCGCATCGAACTCACCCACCAGGAATCGGTGAACGAAGAGCTGGAGCAGCTCATACACGCGGGCGAAAGTGCTCGAGTAGAGTTCAAGTCCACTTTGCGCTACGATCTAAAAACCAAGGAAGTGAACAATAAACTGGAATTCGTGATCGCGAAGACAATCGCAGCTTTCCTGAATTCCGAAGGAGGAAACCTCCTGATAGGCATCGACGATAATTCGAATGCGTTAGGTCTGGAGAACGACCTACAAACGCTTGGGAAGCAGAATACTGATGGCTTCGAATTACATTTAATCGGGCTCATCAAAAAATACGTGGGCGCAGAATATGGAGGCCACACCAAGATTTCATTCCCCTTCTACGACAGCCAACAAATCTGCCGTATTCAGGTTTCTCGTAGTGGCACTCCAGTGTTCATGTCGTATGAAGGAAAGGATGAATTCTTCGTGCGCACAGGCTGCTCATCCCAATCCCTGAGCCGAGGGGAGCAAAGTATATACGAGAAAGAGCATTGGTTATGA
- a CDS encoding PIN domain-containing protein, with translation MHTDPAITSRTNHVFVDFENVHEVDHSVIGSKTTTVTILLGPKDTKLDVGLVEKLLAHAASVQLVRLTSSGKNALDFTLAYYVGRAAITDPEGYFHIISRDAGFDPLIQHLRSRHIRAHRHPDFSSLSFSCAPKMAEHVPPPPSDDMTKVLEHLRKNTTNRPKRKTTLTSHLLGHLGKNSTEAAVGKLIAELIQAGHLSIGDKGTVSYSL, from the coding sequence ATGCACACCGATCCCGCCATCACCTCGCGCACGAACCATGTGTTCGTTGATTTCGAAAATGTTCATGAGGTCGATCACTCGGTCATTGGGAGCAAGACCACCACCGTCACGATTTTACTCGGACCAAAAGACACCAAACTCGACGTGGGGTTGGTTGAAAAACTTCTGGCCCATGCGGCCTCAGTCCAGCTCGTGCGACTGACAAGCTCTGGGAAAAACGCTCTCGATTTCACTCTCGCTTACTATGTCGGTCGTGCAGCGATCACCGATCCCGAGGGCTATTTTCACATCATATCCAGAGATGCAGGGTTCGATCCGCTGATTCAGCATCTTCGCAGCCGTCATATCCGAGCCCACCGGCACCCCGATTTTAGCAGTCTCTCATTCTCTTGCGCACCCAAGATGGCTGAGCATGTCCCGCCGCCGCCCAGTGACGACATGACCAAGGTGCTGGAGCATCTGCGTAAGAACACCACCAACCGCCCCAAGCGCAAAACAACCCTGACCAGCCATCTTCTTGGTCACTTGGGCAAAAACTCCACCGAAGCAGCCGTCGGTAAGCTGATCGCCGAACTCATCCAAGCCGGTCACCTCAGCATCGGCGACAAGGGCACTGTTTCCTACAGCCTCTAA